In Toxotes jaculatrix isolate fToxJac2 chromosome 11, fToxJac2.pri, whole genome shotgun sequence, a single genomic region encodes these proteins:
- the vit gene encoding vitrin isoform X4 yields the protein MIRASLTAICLALLLSCACWAKPNGSKNKKPKQVVPDIECDVRAGKINLPEFIVKCPAHCKETKQQVYGTGVFASISSICNAAIHSGVITNTGGKVIVRKMAGQNVYKGSNSNGVRSLSLPKWRESFVVSVGKPKKGVIYPSTLDYVPSRPTYVKTSQKEAKSPAVTTVLPTTIAPEPTTTITPEPTTTTTLAPTTTTTPPPPPTTARARAAVHKVRDAGLRRPEAGSAIRRQLSSPVGPAFNRVQPAPPERTPTMSQSNPAFPRRDWAPPSFPRPDWFPGARRPADISYAVPDSGYTWSETDAPEITARDHRPDISEYERWYYNYGPYPPRSTDSDVSRKMPLDTTHTRVEPVDAWKPEANLYESGFTLREQEPVPRAPEPVSQGDPNCKVDLAFLMDGSWSIGKRRFKIQKDFLAEVAQTINVGVAGPMMGIIQYGDDPVTEISLKTYSNSRELKSAIDKIVQKGGLSNVGKALSYINKQYFSDANGNRGGAPNVAVALVDGWPTDKVEEASRLARESGINIFFVTIEGPDDNEKQNLVEANFVDKAVCRTNGFFSLPVSSWFALRKTVQPLVKRVCETDRLVCSKTCLNANDIAFVIDGSSSVGTGNFRTVLQFVANVTREFEISDTDTRVGAVQYTYEQRLEFAFGQYNSKAELLNAIKRINYWSGGTSTGAAITYAAEQLFSKSKPNKRKIMIVITDGRSYDDVRAPALAVHRQGVIAYSIGIAWAAQDELEYIATDPDKEHSFFVDEFDNLYKFVPKIINNICQEFNSQPRN from the exons ATGATCAGGGCATCGCTCACTGCCATCTGCCTCG cGCTCCTCCTGTCCTGTGCTTGCTGGGCCAAGCCTAACGGATCAAAGAACAAGAAACCAAAGCAAG TCGTTCCAGACATAGAGTGTGACGTCAGGGCGGGAAAGATTAACCTCCCTGAGTTCATAGTCAAATGTCCCGCACACTGTAAGGAGACAAAGCAGCAGGTCTACGGGACAGGAGTGTTCGCCTCCATCTCCAGCATCTGCAATGCAGCCATCCACAG TGGCGTCATCACCAACACAGGAGGAAAGGTGATCGTGAGGAAGATGGCCGGGCAGAATGTCTACAAAGGCAGCAACTCCAACGGGGTGCGCTCTCTGTCTCTACCAAAGTGGAGGGAGTCATTTGTTGTCTCAG tggggAAGCCCAAGAAAGGAGTCATCTACCCATCTACCCTGGACTACGTCCCTTCAAGACCGACCTACGTGAAGACAA GTCAAAAGGAGGCTAAATCCCCTGCGGTCACCACGGTGCTGCCCACAACAATCGCACCTGAACCCACCACAACTATAACACCTGaaccaaccaccaccaccacactagctcccaccaccaccactacgcctccaccaccacccaccactGCCAGAGCTCGAGCTGCTGTGCACAAAGTCAGGGATGCAG GTCTGCGCAGACCAGAGGCAGGGTCAGCTATCAGGAGACAGCTATCCTCTCCAGTCGGCCCAG CTTTTAACAGGGTTCAACCAGCCCCGCCCGAGCGGACTCCAACCATGAGCCAGTCCAACCCTG CTTTTCCCAGAAGGGATTGGGcgcctccctcctttcctcgtCCCGATTGGTTCCCTGGAGCTCGACGACCAGCAG ATATTAGTTATGCAGTTCCAGATTCAGGATACACATGGAGCGAGACAGACGCACCTGAGATTACAG CTCGGGATCACAGGCCTGATATCTCAGAGTATGAGCGCTGGTATTATAACTATGGACCGTACc CGCCCCGATCCACCGACTCAGATGTCAGCCGTAAGATGCCGCTGGATACAACCCACACTAGAG TGGAGCCAGTGGATGCCTGGAAGCCAGAAGCAAACCTTTATGAATCAG gCTTCACTCTGAGGGAGCAAGAACCTGTACCTAGAGCACCTGAACCtgtgtcacagggagacccaa ACTGTAAGGTGGACCTGGCCTTCCTGATGGACGGGAGCTGGAGCATTGGGAAGCGACGTTTTAAGATCCAGAAGGACTTCCTGGCTGAGGTGGCTCAGACCATCAACGTGGGTGTGGCTGGACCCATGATGGGCATCATCCAATACGG gGATGACCCCGTCACAGAGATCAGTCTGAAGACTTACTCCAACTCCAGAGAGCTGAAGTCAGCCATAGATAAGATTGTGCAGAAGGGAGGCCTTTCCAATGTGG GAAAGGCCCTCTCCTACATCAACAAGCAGTACTTCAGTGATGCCAATGGAAACCGAGGTGGGGCTCCTAACGTGGCCGTGGCACTGGTGGACGGCTGGCCCACAGACAAGGTGGAGGAGGCGTCCCGGCTCGCTCGGGAGTCTGGCATCAACATATTCTTTGTCACCATCGAGGGCCCTGACGACAATGAGAAACAAAACCTGGTTGAGGCCAACTTCGTTGACAAG GCTGTGTGTCGGACAAACGGCTTCTTCTCCCTGCCCGTGTCCAGCTGGTTCGCCCTGAGGAAGACCGTGCAGCCCCTGGTGAAGAGAGTGTGCGAAACAGACCGCCTGGTGTGCAGCAAAACCTGCCTCAACGCCAACGACATCGCCTTTGTCATCGACGGCTCAAGCAGCGTGGGAACCGGCAACTTCCGCACCGTGCTGCAGTTCGTGGCCAACGTCACGCGGGAGTTTGAAATCTCTGACACGGACACGCGCGTCGGGGCTGTGCAGTACACCTACGAGCAGCGGCTGGAGTTTGCCTTCGGCCAGTACAACAGCAAGGCCGAGCTGCTGAACGCCATCAAACGCATCAACTACTGGAGCGGCGGGACCAGCACCGGCGCTGCCATCACCTACGCCGCTGAGCAGCTCTTCAGCAAGTCCAAGCCCAACAAGCGCAAGATCATGATTGTCATCACTGACGGTCGCTCTTATGATGACGTCAGGGCACCTGCACTGGCTGTCCACCGGCAAG GTGTGATCGCCTACTCCATCGGCATCGCTTGGGCAGCCCAGGACGAGCTGGAGTACATTGCCACCGACCCGGACAAGGAGCACTCCTTCTTTGTGGACGAGTTTGACAACCTCTACAAATTTGTCCCCAAGATCATCAACAACATCTGCCAGGAGTTCAATTCCCAGCCCCGAAACTGA
- the vit gene encoding vitrin isoform X1, protein MIRASLTAICLALLLSCACWAKPNGSKNKKPKQVVPDIECDVRAGKINLPEFIVKCPAHCKETKQQVYGTGVFASISSICNAAIHSGVITNTGGKVIVRKMAGQNVYKGSNSNGVRSLSLPKWRESFVVSVGKPKKGVIYPSTLDYVPSRPTYVKTSQKEAKSPAVTTVLPTTIAPEPTTTITPEPTTTTTLAPTTTTTPPPPPTTARARAAVHKVRDAGSSHPYLASVAAASSRQSQNGQGKSPSQVFRGSAYPNRYPQRTSAGLRRPEAGSAIRRQLSSPVGPAFNRVQPAPPERTPTMSQSNPAFPRRDWAPPSFPRPDWFPGARRPADISYAVPDSGYTWSETDAPEITARDHRPDISEYERWYYNYGPYPPRSTDSDVSRKMPLDTTHTRVEPVDAWKPEANLYESGFTLREQEPVPRAPEPVSQGDPNCKVDLAFLMDGSWSIGKRRFKIQKDFLAEVAQTINVGVAGPMMGIIQYGDDPVTEISLKTYSNSRELKSAIDKIVQKGGLSNVGKALSYINKQYFSDANGNRGGAPNVAVALVDGWPTDKVEEASRLARESGINIFFVTIEGPDDNEKQNLVEANFVDKAVCRTNGFFSLPVSSWFALRKTVQPLVKRVCETDRLVCSKTCLNANDIAFVIDGSSSVGTGNFRTVLQFVANVTREFEISDTDTRVGAVQYTYEQRLEFAFGQYNSKAELLNAIKRINYWSGGTSTGAAITYAAEQLFSKSKPNKRKIMIVITDGRSYDDVRAPALAVHRQGVIAYSIGIAWAAQDELEYIATDPDKEHSFFVDEFDNLYKFVPKIINNICQEFNSQPRN, encoded by the exons ATGATCAGGGCATCGCTCACTGCCATCTGCCTCG cGCTCCTCCTGTCCTGTGCTTGCTGGGCCAAGCCTAACGGATCAAAGAACAAGAAACCAAAGCAAG TCGTTCCAGACATAGAGTGTGACGTCAGGGCGGGAAAGATTAACCTCCCTGAGTTCATAGTCAAATGTCCCGCACACTGTAAGGAGACAAAGCAGCAGGTCTACGGGACAGGAGTGTTCGCCTCCATCTCCAGCATCTGCAATGCAGCCATCCACAG TGGCGTCATCACCAACACAGGAGGAAAGGTGATCGTGAGGAAGATGGCCGGGCAGAATGTCTACAAAGGCAGCAACTCCAACGGGGTGCGCTCTCTGTCTCTACCAAAGTGGAGGGAGTCATTTGTTGTCTCAG tggggAAGCCCAAGAAAGGAGTCATCTACCCATCTACCCTGGACTACGTCCCTTCAAGACCGACCTACGTGAAGACAA GTCAAAAGGAGGCTAAATCCCCTGCGGTCACCACGGTGCTGCCCACAACAATCGCACCTGAACCCACCACAACTATAACACCTGaaccaaccaccaccaccacactagctcccaccaccaccactacgcctccaccaccacccaccactGCCAGAGCTCGAGCTGCTGTGCACAAAGTCAGGGATGCAG GCAGCAGTCACCCGTACCTTGCCTCTGTGGCAGCCGCAAGTTCAA GACAGTCACAAAATGGTCAAGGAAAGAGTCCCAGCCAAG TATTCAGAGGAAGTGCCTATCCGAATAGATACCCACAGCGTACCAGTGCAG GTCTGCGCAGACCAGAGGCAGGGTCAGCTATCAGGAGACAGCTATCCTCTCCAGTCGGCCCAG CTTTTAACAGGGTTCAACCAGCCCCGCCCGAGCGGACTCCAACCATGAGCCAGTCCAACCCTG CTTTTCCCAGAAGGGATTGGGcgcctccctcctttcctcgtCCCGATTGGTTCCCTGGAGCTCGACGACCAGCAG ATATTAGTTATGCAGTTCCAGATTCAGGATACACATGGAGCGAGACAGACGCACCTGAGATTACAG CTCGGGATCACAGGCCTGATATCTCAGAGTATGAGCGCTGGTATTATAACTATGGACCGTACc CGCCCCGATCCACCGACTCAGATGTCAGCCGTAAGATGCCGCTGGATACAACCCACACTAGAG TGGAGCCAGTGGATGCCTGGAAGCCAGAAGCAAACCTTTATGAATCAG gCTTCACTCTGAGGGAGCAAGAACCTGTACCTAGAGCACCTGAACCtgtgtcacagggagacccaa ACTGTAAGGTGGACCTGGCCTTCCTGATGGACGGGAGCTGGAGCATTGGGAAGCGACGTTTTAAGATCCAGAAGGACTTCCTGGCTGAGGTGGCTCAGACCATCAACGTGGGTGTGGCTGGACCCATGATGGGCATCATCCAATACGG gGATGACCCCGTCACAGAGATCAGTCTGAAGACTTACTCCAACTCCAGAGAGCTGAAGTCAGCCATAGATAAGATTGTGCAGAAGGGAGGCCTTTCCAATGTGG GAAAGGCCCTCTCCTACATCAACAAGCAGTACTTCAGTGATGCCAATGGAAACCGAGGTGGGGCTCCTAACGTGGCCGTGGCACTGGTGGACGGCTGGCCCACAGACAAGGTGGAGGAGGCGTCCCGGCTCGCTCGGGAGTCTGGCATCAACATATTCTTTGTCACCATCGAGGGCCCTGACGACAATGAGAAACAAAACCTGGTTGAGGCCAACTTCGTTGACAAG GCTGTGTGTCGGACAAACGGCTTCTTCTCCCTGCCCGTGTCCAGCTGGTTCGCCCTGAGGAAGACCGTGCAGCCCCTGGTGAAGAGAGTGTGCGAAACAGACCGCCTGGTGTGCAGCAAAACCTGCCTCAACGCCAACGACATCGCCTTTGTCATCGACGGCTCAAGCAGCGTGGGAACCGGCAACTTCCGCACCGTGCTGCAGTTCGTGGCCAACGTCACGCGGGAGTTTGAAATCTCTGACACGGACACGCGCGTCGGGGCTGTGCAGTACACCTACGAGCAGCGGCTGGAGTTTGCCTTCGGCCAGTACAACAGCAAGGCCGAGCTGCTGAACGCCATCAAACGCATCAACTACTGGAGCGGCGGGACCAGCACCGGCGCTGCCATCACCTACGCCGCTGAGCAGCTCTTCAGCAAGTCCAAGCCCAACAAGCGCAAGATCATGATTGTCATCACTGACGGTCGCTCTTATGATGACGTCAGGGCACCTGCACTGGCTGTCCACCGGCAAG GTGTGATCGCCTACTCCATCGGCATCGCTTGGGCAGCCCAGGACGAGCTGGAGTACATTGCCACCGACCCGGACAAGGAGCACTCCTTCTTTGTGGACGAGTTTGACAACCTCTACAAATTTGTCCCCAAGATCATCAACAACATCTGCCAGGAGTTCAATTCCCAGCCCCGAAACTGA
- the vit gene encoding vitrin isoform X2: MIRASLTAICLALLLSCACWAKPNGSKNKKPKQVVPDIECDVRAGKINLPEFIVKCPAHCKETKQQVYGTGVFASISSICNAAIHSGVITNTGGKVIVRKMAGQNVYKGSNSNGVRSLSLPKWRESFVVSVGKPKKGVIYPSTLDYVPSRPTYVKTSQKEAKSPAVTTVLPTTIAPEPTTTITPEPTTTTTLAPTTTTTPPPPPTTARARAAVHKVRDAGSSHPYLASVAAASSRQSQNGQGKSPSQVFRGSAYPNRYPQRTSAGLRRPEAGSAIRRQLSSPVGPAFNRVQPAPPERTPTMSQSNPAFPRRDWAPPSFPRPDWFPGARRPADISYAVPDSGYTWSETDAPEITAPRSTDSDVSRKMPLDTTHTRVEPVDAWKPEANLYESGFTLREQEPVPRAPEPVSQGDPNCKVDLAFLMDGSWSIGKRRFKIQKDFLAEVAQTINVGVAGPMMGIIQYGDDPVTEISLKTYSNSRELKSAIDKIVQKGGLSNVGKALSYINKQYFSDANGNRGGAPNVAVALVDGWPTDKVEEASRLARESGINIFFVTIEGPDDNEKQNLVEANFVDKAVCRTNGFFSLPVSSWFALRKTVQPLVKRVCETDRLVCSKTCLNANDIAFVIDGSSSVGTGNFRTVLQFVANVTREFEISDTDTRVGAVQYTYEQRLEFAFGQYNSKAELLNAIKRINYWSGGTSTGAAITYAAEQLFSKSKPNKRKIMIVITDGRSYDDVRAPALAVHRQGVIAYSIGIAWAAQDELEYIATDPDKEHSFFVDEFDNLYKFVPKIINNICQEFNSQPRN; this comes from the exons ATGATCAGGGCATCGCTCACTGCCATCTGCCTCG cGCTCCTCCTGTCCTGTGCTTGCTGGGCCAAGCCTAACGGATCAAAGAACAAGAAACCAAAGCAAG TCGTTCCAGACATAGAGTGTGACGTCAGGGCGGGAAAGATTAACCTCCCTGAGTTCATAGTCAAATGTCCCGCACACTGTAAGGAGACAAAGCAGCAGGTCTACGGGACAGGAGTGTTCGCCTCCATCTCCAGCATCTGCAATGCAGCCATCCACAG TGGCGTCATCACCAACACAGGAGGAAAGGTGATCGTGAGGAAGATGGCCGGGCAGAATGTCTACAAAGGCAGCAACTCCAACGGGGTGCGCTCTCTGTCTCTACCAAAGTGGAGGGAGTCATTTGTTGTCTCAG tggggAAGCCCAAGAAAGGAGTCATCTACCCATCTACCCTGGACTACGTCCCTTCAAGACCGACCTACGTGAAGACAA GTCAAAAGGAGGCTAAATCCCCTGCGGTCACCACGGTGCTGCCCACAACAATCGCACCTGAACCCACCACAACTATAACACCTGaaccaaccaccaccaccacactagctcccaccaccaccactacgcctccaccaccacccaccactGCCAGAGCTCGAGCTGCTGTGCACAAAGTCAGGGATGCAG GCAGCAGTCACCCGTACCTTGCCTCTGTGGCAGCCGCAAGTTCAA GACAGTCACAAAATGGTCAAGGAAAGAGTCCCAGCCAAG TATTCAGAGGAAGTGCCTATCCGAATAGATACCCACAGCGTACCAGTGCAG GTCTGCGCAGACCAGAGGCAGGGTCAGCTATCAGGAGACAGCTATCCTCTCCAGTCGGCCCAG CTTTTAACAGGGTTCAACCAGCCCCGCCCGAGCGGACTCCAACCATGAGCCAGTCCAACCCTG CTTTTCCCAGAAGGGATTGGGcgcctccctcctttcctcgtCCCGATTGGTTCCCTGGAGCTCGACGACCAGCAG ATATTAGTTATGCAGTTCCAGATTCAGGATACACATGGAGCGAGACAGACGCACCTGAGATTACAG CGCCCCGATCCACCGACTCAGATGTCAGCCGTAAGATGCCGCTGGATACAACCCACACTAGAG TGGAGCCAGTGGATGCCTGGAAGCCAGAAGCAAACCTTTATGAATCAG gCTTCACTCTGAGGGAGCAAGAACCTGTACCTAGAGCACCTGAACCtgtgtcacagggagacccaa ACTGTAAGGTGGACCTGGCCTTCCTGATGGACGGGAGCTGGAGCATTGGGAAGCGACGTTTTAAGATCCAGAAGGACTTCCTGGCTGAGGTGGCTCAGACCATCAACGTGGGTGTGGCTGGACCCATGATGGGCATCATCCAATACGG gGATGACCCCGTCACAGAGATCAGTCTGAAGACTTACTCCAACTCCAGAGAGCTGAAGTCAGCCATAGATAAGATTGTGCAGAAGGGAGGCCTTTCCAATGTGG GAAAGGCCCTCTCCTACATCAACAAGCAGTACTTCAGTGATGCCAATGGAAACCGAGGTGGGGCTCCTAACGTGGCCGTGGCACTGGTGGACGGCTGGCCCACAGACAAGGTGGAGGAGGCGTCCCGGCTCGCTCGGGAGTCTGGCATCAACATATTCTTTGTCACCATCGAGGGCCCTGACGACAATGAGAAACAAAACCTGGTTGAGGCCAACTTCGTTGACAAG GCTGTGTGTCGGACAAACGGCTTCTTCTCCCTGCCCGTGTCCAGCTGGTTCGCCCTGAGGAAGACCGTGCAGCCCCTGGTGAAGAGAGTGTGCGAAACAGACCGCCTGGTGTGCAGCAAAACCTGCCTCAACGCCAACGACATCGCCTTTGTCATCGACGGCTCAAGCAGCGTGGGAACCGGCAACTTCCGCACCGTGCTGCAGTTCGTGGCCAACGTCACGCGGGAGTTTGAAATCTCTGACACGGACACGCGCGTCGGGGCTGTGCAGTACACCTACGAGCAGCGGCTGGAGTTTGCCTTCGGCCAGTACAACAGCAAGGCCGAGCTGCTGAACGCCATCAAACGCATCAACTACTGGAGCGGCGGGACCAGCACCGGCGCTGCCATCACCTACGCCGCTGAGCAGCTCTTCAGCAAGTCCAAGCCCAACAAGCGCAAGATCATGATTGTCATCACTGACGGTCGCTCTTATGATGACGTCAGGGCACCTGCACTGGCTGTCCACCGGCAAG GTGTGATCGCCTACTCCATCGGCATCGCTTGGGCAGCCCAGGACGAGCTGGAGTACATTGCCACCGACCCGGACAAGGAGCACTCCTTCTTTGTGGACGAGTTTGACAACCTCTACAAATTTGTCCCCAAGATCATCAACAACATCTGCCAGGAGTTCAATTCCCAGCCCCGAAACTGA
- the vit gene encoding vitrin isoform X5 yields the protein MIRASLTAICLALLLSCACWAKPNGSKNKKPKQVVPDIECDVRAGKINLPEFIVKCPAHCKETKQQVYGTGVFASISSICNAAIHSGVITNTGGKVIVRKMAGQNVYKGSNSNGVRSLSLPKWRESFVVSVGKPKKGVIYPSTLDYVPSRPTYVKTSQKEAKSPAVTTVLPTTIAPEPTTTITPEPTTTTTLAPTTTTTPPPPPTTARARAAVHKVRDAGLRRPEAGSAIRRQLSSPVGPAFPRRDWAPPSFPRPDWFPGARRPADISYAVPDSGYTWSETDAPEITARDHRPDISEYERWYYNYGPYPPRSTDSDVSRKMPLDTTHTRVEPVDAWKPEANLYESGFTLREQEPVPRAPEPVSQGDPNCKVDLAFLMDGSWSIGKRRFKIQKDFLAEVAQTINVGVAGPMMGIIQYGDDPVTEISLKTYSNSRELKSAIDKIVQKGGLSNVGKALSYINKQYFSDANGNRGGAPNVAVALVDGWPTDKVEEASRLARESGINIFFVTIEGPDDNEKQNLVEANFVDKAVCRTNGFFSLPVSSWFALRKTVQPLVKRVCETDRLVCSKTCLNANDIAFVIDGSSSVGTGNFRTVLQFVANVTREFEISDTDTRVGAVQYTYEQRLEFAFGQYNSKAELLNAIKRINYWSGGTSTGAAITYAAEQLFSKSKPNKRKIMIVITDGRSYDDVRAPALAVHRQGVIAYSIGIAWAAQDELEYIATDPDKEHSFFVDEFDNLYKFVPKIINNICQEFNSQPRN from the exons ATGATCAGGGCATCGCTCACTGCCATCTGCCTCG cGCTCCTCCTGTCCTGTGCTTGCTGGGCCAAGCCTAACGGATCAAAGAACAAGAAACCAAAGCAAG TCGTTCCAGACATAGAGTGTGACGTCAGGGCGGGAAAGATTAACCTCCCTGAGTTCATAGTCAAATGTCCCGCACACTGTAAGGAGACAAAGCAGCAGGTCTACGGGACAGGAGTGTTCGCCTCCATCTCCAGCATCTGCAATGCAGCCATCCACAG TGGCGTCATCACCAACACAGGAGGAAAGGTGATCGTGAGGAAGATGGCCGGGCAGAATGTCTACAAAGGCAGCAACTCCAACGGGGTGCGCTCTCTGTCTCTACCAAAGTGGAGGGAGTCATTTGTTGTCTCAG tggggAAGCCCAAGAAAGGAGTCATCTACCCATCTACCCTGGACTACGTCCCTTCAAGACCGACCTACGTGAAGACAA GTCAAAAGGAGGCTAAATCCCCTGCGGTCACCACGGTGCTGCCCACAACAATCGCACCTGAACCCACCACAACTATAACACCTGaaccaaccaccaccaccacactagctcccaccaccaccactacgcctccaccaccacccaccactGCCAGAGCTCGAGCTGCTGTGCACAAAGTCAGGGATGCAG GTCTGCGCAGACCAGAGGCAGGGTCAGCTATCAGGAGACAGCTATCCTCTCCAGTCGGCCCAG CTTTTCCCAGAAGGGATTGGGcgcctccctcctttcctcgtCCCGATTGGTTCCCTGGAGCTCGACGACCAGCAG ATATTAGTTATGCAGTTCCAGATTCAGGATACACATGGAGCGAGACAGACGCACCTGAGATTACAG CTCGGGATCACAGGCCTGATATCTCAGAGTATGAGCGCTGGTATTATAACTATGGACCGTACc CGCCCCGATCCACCGACTCAGATGTCAGCCGTAAGATGCCGCTGGATACAACCCACACTAGAG TGGAGCCAGTGGATGCCTGGAAGCCAGAAGCAAACCTTTATGAATCAG gCTTCACTCTGAGGGAGCAAGAACCTGTACCTAGAGCACCTGAACCtgtgtcacagggagacccaa ACTGTAAGGTGGACCTGGCCTTCCTGATGGACGGGAGCTGGAGCATTGGGAAGCGACGTTTTAAGATCCAGAAGGACTTCCTGGCTGAGGTGGCTCAGACCATCAACGTGGGTGTGGCTGGACCCATGATGGGCATCATCCAATACGG gGATGACCCCGTCACAGAGATCAGTCTGAAGACTTACTCCAACTCCAGAGAGCTGAAGTCAGCCATAGATAAGATTGTGCAGAAGGGAGGCCTTTCCAATGTGG GAAAGGCCCTCTCCTACATCAACAAGCAGTACTTCAGTGATGCCAATGGAAACCGAGGTGGGGCTCCTAACGTGGCCGTGGCACTGGTGGACGGCTGGCCCACAGACAAGGTGGAGGAGGCGTCCCGGCTCGCTCGGGAGTCTGGCATCAACATATTCTTTGTCACCATCGAGGGCCCTGACGACAATGAGAAACAAAACCTGGTTGAGGCCAACTTCGTTGACAAG GCTGTGTGTCGGACAAACGGCTTCTTCTCCCTGCCCGTGTCCAGCTGGTTCGCCCTGAGGAAGACCGTGCAGCCCCTGGTGAAGAGAGTGTGCGAAACAGACCGCCTGGTGTGCAGCAAAACCTGCCTCAACGCCAACGACATCGCCTTTGTCATCGACGGCTCAAGCAGCGTGGGAACCGGCAACTTCCGCACCGTGCTGCAGTTCGTGGCCAACGTCACGCGGGAGTTTGAAATCTCTGACACGGACACGCGCGTCGGGGCTGTGCAGTACACCTACGAGCAGCGGCTGGAGTTTGCCTTCGGCCAGTACAACAGCAAGGCCGAGCTGCTGAACGCCATCAAACGCATCAACTACTGGAGCGGCGGGACCAGCACCGGCGCTGCCATCACCTACGCCGCTGAGCAGCTCTTCAGCAAGTCCAAGCCCAACAAGCGCAAGATCATGATTGTCATCACTGACGGTCGCTCTTATGATGACGTCAGGGCACCTGCACTGGCTGTCCACCGGCAAG GTGTGATCGCCTACTCCATCGGCATCGCTTGGGCAGCCCAGGACGAGCTGGAGTACATTGCCACCGACCCGGACAAGGAGCACTCCTTCTTTGTGGACGAGTTTGACAACCTCTACAAATTTGTCCCCAAGATCATCAACAACATCTGCCAGGAGTTCAATTCCCAGCCCCGAAACTGA